A genomic segment from Gracilinanus agilis isolate LMUSP501 chromosome 1, AgileGrace, whole genome shotgun sequence encodes:
- the DUSP18 gene encoding dual specificity protein phosphatase 18 → MNTSLNTIPILFRQPAVCGLSQITSSLYLGNGLAANNKVILSSNKITTVINVSVEVVNTFYADIQYVQVPVADTPLSRLYDFFDPIADKIHTVEMQQGRTLLHCAAGVSRSAALCLAYLMKYHSMSLLDAHTWTKSCRPIIRPNNGFWEQLIHYEFKLYGKNTVRMVNSPFGVIPDVYEKEVRVMIPL, encoded by the coding sequence ATGAATACATCTTTGAACACTATTCCCATTCTCTTCAGGCAGCCTGCAGTCTGTGGCCTGTCCCAGATTACTAGCAGCCTGTATCTCGGCAATGGCTTGGCCGCTAATAACAAAGTCATACTATCCAGCAACAAAATCACCACCGTCATTAACGTGTCCGTGGAGGTGGTGAACACCTTCTATGCCGACATTCAGTATGTCCAAGTGCCTGTGGCTGACACCCCGCTCTCCCGCCTGTACGACTTCTTCGACCCAATCGCCGACAAGATCCACACGGTGGAAATGCAGCAGGGCCGTACGCTGTTGCACTGTGCAGCTGGCGTTAGCAGGTCAGCGGCCCTCTGCCTGGCCTACCTCATGAAGTACCACTCGATGTCCCTCCTGGACGCTCACACCTGGACCAAGTCCTGCCGACCCATCATTCGGCCTAACAACGGCTTCTGGGAACAGCTCATTCATTACGAATTCAAACTCTATGGCAAAAACACAGTTCGGATGGTGAACTCTCCCTTTGGCGTGATCCCGGATGTTTATGAGAAGGAGGTCAGAGTGATGATCCCGCTGTGA
- the C1H5orf52 gene encoding uncharacterized protein C5orf52 homolog: MPLDPTLQAQALRRALERHRALPVGPPRLEFMKPKAYQSPVLFSLMNASEVAVKKFLPKSHLSRVIIRDNLSAQRIFELERRVAEKTKKKMSYFFDHLKKKFMTDQLRKMNRWRREALPVQRYLESIHKYRGENDVKSKKMPLKKAPLQKF, from the exons ATGCCCCTGGACCCCACTTTACAAGCGCAGGCTCTGCGTCGGGCCCTGGAGCGGCACCGGGCCTTACCCGTTGGGCCACCCCGGTTGGAATTCATGAAACCCAAAGCCTACCAGTCACCTGTGCTCTTCAG CTTGATGAATGCCAGTGAGGTGGCTGTGAAAAAATTTTTACCTAAGAGTCACTTATCCAGGGTGATTATCCGAGACAACCTCAGTGCTCAGCGAATCTTTGAATTGGAG aGAAGAGTAGCAGAGAAGACCAAGAAGAAAATGAGTTACTTCTTTGACCACTTAAAGAAGAAGTTCATGACAGATCAGCTGAGGAAAATGAACCGCTGGCGCCGGGAAGCACTGCCTGTTCAGAGATACCTGGAGAGCATCCACAAATACCGAGGGGAGAATGATGTCAAGTCCAAGAAGATGCCTTTGAAAAAAGCACCCCTTCAGAAGTTCTGA